The Chitinophaga pinensis DSM 2588 region TGTAAGTACTAAAACCGGCACGGGCGATTTTGTCAAGATCTTCAGATGGAATGTCAGATGTAGGAGTGATTTTGGTTTCCTGTTTACAGTTTGTCAGGAAGCAGCCTAATAAGAGCAGGCATGCAAGGGCCATTCGGATGGGTTTCATCGATTTAGATTTTAAATGAGGAAATGTGAGTTAACAGTCGGTATATCGGGAATACCAGGCTGAGAATTTGAAAATAATTTGCTCAATATAACGATGCGAATAAACAGGTAATGGGTTTAAACGCTGGCATAAGGAGACTGACGGTGCACTACTACTTTATACGGTTGACAAATTAATGGCTATTGTTTTTTCTCCATCCAAATATAACGAAAATTCCGGCAGAGTTTTTATTGAAATGCATGATATGAATGATAATACCCTGTACGAGGGTACAGGGTATTTATATAGCAGCTTTTTTAGTCTGTAAGTATAATATGACGCGCTTACTGATCTCTGAAAATATCCACGATTGCATTTTTCAATTCGCTTGCCAGTAAAGGTTTTTTCAGCAGTTTAAAGACCATCGGATTGGCGTAGGTACGGCTGAGGTCACCATAATCAAGAGAAGATGATACCATGATCACATGGCATTGTGACTTGATTTTGGCAGGATAACTATAAAATGCGTCCAGGAATTCAAAACCATCCATTTCCGGCATCTGTATGTCAAGCAGCAACACAGTGGGAGGGATGCGTGGCAGCGAAATATTGGAAGACAGGAATTCGAGC contains the following coding sequences:
- a CDS encoding two-component system response regulator; its protein translation is MISIPDLRVILIDDNEVDLLLHERLITLQQISRTVLAFNNANKALEFLSSNISLPRIPPTVLLLDIQMPEMDGFEFLDAFYSYPAKIKSQCHVIMVSSSLDYGDLSRTYANPMVFKLLKKPLLASELKNAIVDIFRDQ